TCCACTTCGGTCGCCGCCTCGGCGCGTTCGGCCGTGGTCTTGGCGCCGGCATACCGCGTGCGCGCTTCGGCGATGTCGCCAAACACCTTTTGCTCTTGCTGCGTCACCCCTTTGACGGTGTTGACCAGGTTGTCGATCAGGTCGTAGCGGCGCTGCAATTGGTTCTCCACTTGCGACCAACTACTCTTCACCTGTTCGTCCATCACGATCACTTTGCGGTAGCCCTGATACGCCGAGCATCCGCCCAACAGCAACGCGACGAGCAGCACCGCCACGATCGCGCCAATTGTGCCTTTCATTGCTTCCTCACATGCCAGAACGCGCCGCCCTTGGCGCCAACCACCAAAATCGCCGCGCCGCAAATCCTACCAGCTTCCGCCCCCGCCGCCACCGCCCGAGTGCCCTCCGCCCCCAGAAAATCCACCGCCGCTCGATCGCCCGCCGCTGGTCCAACCGCCGCCGAAACCACCCCCCCAGTTCGTTCCCCAGCCTCCCCCGTAGCTGGGCCCCCACACCCAGGTTCCAGACCGCCGTGGTCGCGATCGTTGCTGAAGGATGACAAAAATGATCAC
This DNA window, taken from Pirellulales bacterium, encodes the following:
- a CDS encoding LemA family protein; the encoded protein is MKGTIGAIVAVLLVALLLGGCSAYQGYRKVIVMDEQVKSSWSQVENQLQRRYDLIDNLVNTVKGVTQQEQKVFGDIAEARTRYAGAKTTAERAEAATEVESALARLMVIVENYPELKSNESFLKLQDELAGTENRLAVERKRYNDSVQAINAYIRPFPGSFYAGLAGVGAAEYYKIDESARQRPKVDFSEKQEKQEA